A genomic stretch from Euwallacea fornicatus isolate EFF26 chromosome 10, ASM4011564v1, whole genome shotgun sequence includes:
- the corto gene encoding uncharacterized protein corto, with amino-acid sequence MSGKSISYPHHSTRIAETTTDRQTQQSRSGHRSMSNAMATCYPVSYELASPAQRTVPTVQKDYSRPLHVDCSVEYELPNAAKPPQGVRNEPLLMIHPCYFRKIESQRRSPFINNLPARPATALKRRGMPRGQQLPQQVPVQAAPYPVQYQTQDRSLWDPQPPMAPCQPHCKRDMLATACAAYSSVTNRDTSLWTDPECSPERPEDKHILSGKYRQYLRAHRLHPYVGSAIPLASTFPHQIQQVCYNV; translated from the coding sequence ATGTCAGGAAAATCGATTTCCTACCCCCACCATTCCACGCGGATCGCAGAAACGACGACCGATCGTCAGACGCAGCAGTCGAGATCGGGCCATAGATCAATGAGCAACGCGATGGCAACGTGCTACCCAGTGTCATACGAGCTGGCTTCCCCAGCTCAAAGGACAGTACCCACAGTTCAGAAGGATTACTCAAGACCATTGCATGTGGACTGCAGTGTAGAGTACGAGCTGCCTAACGCAGCTAAGCCCCCTCAAGGAGTCAGGAACGAGCCCCTGCTGATGATCCATCCTTGCTACTTCCGCAAGATAGAGAGTCAGAGGAGGAGTCCGTTCATCAACAACCTGCCCGCAAGACCTGCCACTGCCTTGAAGAGACGGGGGATGCCGCGGGGGCAACAGCTGCCCCAGCAAGTCCCCGTTCAAGCCGCCCCTTATCCCGTGCAGTACCAGACGCAAGATCGGTCCCTGTGGGACCCCCAACCTCCCATGGCACCCTGCCAGCCCCACTGCAAAAGGGATATGCTCGCCACGGCTTGTGCCGCTTACTCATCTGTGACCAATCGGGATACCAGCCTCTGGACCGATCCAGAATGCTCGCCGGAGCGACCCGAGGACAAACACATCCTCTCTGGAAAGTACCGGCAGTATCTAAGAGCCCACAGACTGCACCCCTATGTCGGTTCGGCCATCCCGCTGGCCTCGACTTTTCCCCATCAAATTCAGCAAGTGTGCTATAATGTGTGA